Within Butyrivibrio fibrisolvens, the genomic segment GAACAGGTCATGCTAGACAGGGTTCAACAAGATCTCCTCAGTGGACAGGCGGCGGTGTTGTATTCGCACCAGTTCCAAGAGATTATTCCTTCAAGATGAACAAGAAGGAGAAGCAGGCAGCCCTTAAGTCCGCTCTTACAGATAAGGTTGAAAGCGGCAATGTAGTTGTTCTTGACGAGCTTAAGTTCGATGAGATCAAGACAAAGAAGTTTGCTGAAGTTATGGCTAACATCAATGTAGACCGTAAGGCACTTGTTGTTCTTGCTGATAACGATCAGAACGTAGTTCTTTCAGCTCGTAACTTCGCTCAGGCTAAGACAATGCAGGCTACTACACTTAACGTTTACGATATCGTAAATGCAAAGACACTGGTTCTTACTAAGGACGCAGTAAGCAAGATCGAGGAGGTGTACGCATAATGGCAGCACTCGAATATTATGACATTATCCTGAAGCCCGTTCTGACTGAGAAGTCAATGAACCTTATGGGCGATAAGAAATACACATTCCTTGTAAATCCTCAGGCTAACAAGAGTCAGATCAAGGAAGCTGTAGAGAAGATGTTCGAAGGTACTAAGGTTGCTAAGGTTAACACACTTAACGCTGATGGTACAAAGAGAAGAAGAGGTCAGGCAGTAGGTTTCACAGCTAAGACAAAGAAGGCTGTAGTAACTCTGACAGCAGATTCTAAAGACATCGAAATTTTCCAGGGACTCTAATTTAGATAATAATAATTATGCGTGCAAGGCCCATTTAAAGAGTCCGGGGGCCAAGGGCTAGTCCCTCGCATGCGACAAAATAAGGAGAAAAAGAATCATGGGAATTAAGAAGTATGGTCCTTATACCCCATCCAGAAGAAACATGACTGGTTCTGATTTCGCTGAAATCACAAAGAAGACTCCTGAGAAGAAGCTTCTTGTTTCAAAGAACAGCATCGCTGGACGTAATAACCAGGGTAAGATCACAGTTAGACACAAAGGTTGCGGCGGAAGAGTTAAATACAGACTCGTAGACTTCAAGAGAAATAAAGATGATATGCCTGCAAAGGTTATCGGTATCGAGTACGATCCTAACCGTACAGCAAACATTGCTCTTATCTGCTATGCAGATGGAACAAAGTCATACATCCTTGCTCCTGCAGGTCTGACAGACGGCATGACAGTTATGAACGGTGCTAACGCAGAAATCCGTGTTGGTAACTGCCTTCCCCTTTCAGCTATTCCTGTAGGTACTGAAGTTCACAACATTGAGCTTTATCCTGGAAAGGGTGGACAGCTTGTTCGTTCAGCTGGTAACTCTGCACAGCTTATGGCTAAGGGTGAGAAGTACGCTACACTTCGTCTTCCTTCAGGTGAGATGAGAATGGTTCCGATCGAGTGCCGTGCAACAATCGGTGAGGTCGGCAACATTGAACATAACCTTATCAATTATGGTAAGGCAGGCCGTATTCGTCACATGGGTATCCGTCCTACAGTTCGTGGTTCTGTTATGAACCCTAACGATCACCCACACGGTGGTGGTGAAGGTAAGGCTCCGGTAGGTCGTCCGGGTCCATGCACACCTTGGGGCAAGCCTGCTCTTGGTTATAAGACACGTAAGTCCAAGAAGGCTTCTAACAAGCTCATCGTAAGAAGAAGAAACGGTAAAGCCATCAAATAATTGAAGGGAGAATAAAATGTCAAGATCACTTAAAAAGGGACCTTTCGCTGACGCAAGTCTCTTAAAGAAAATAGATGCTATGAACGCACAGAACGAAAAGCAGATCATCAAGACCTGGTCACGTCGTTCAACGATCTTCCCTTCATTTGTAGGGCACACGATCGCAGTTCACGACGGTAGAAAGCACATCCCGGTATATGTAACTGAGGATATGGTTGGCCATAAACTTGGTGAGTTCGTTCAGACCAGAACTTTCCGCGGCCACTCAGGCAACGAGAAAAAGACAGGTGCCAGATAAGGTAGAGCGAAAGGAGGTTCATTATGGCAACAGAAGAAAAGAAGAAGTCCAGATCTCAATACAAAGTTGAGAGAAATAGAGAAAATAGAGAGACAAGACCACACGCAAAGCTTACATACGCTAGAATTCCTGTTCAGAAGGCATGCTTCGTTATGGACGCTATCCGTGGTAAGGATGTAACAACAGCTCTTGCTATCTTACAGTACAATC encodes:
- the rpsS gene encoding 30S ribosomal protein S19, producing MSRSLKKGPFADASLLKKIDAMNAQNEKQIIKTWSRRSTIFPSFVGHTIAVHDGRKHIPVYVTEDMVGHKLGEFVQTRTFRGHSGNEKKTGAR
- the rplW gene encoding 50S ribosomal protein L23, whose translation is MAALEYYDIILKPVLTEKSMNLMGDKKYTFLVNPQANKSQIKEAVEKMFEGTKVAKVNTLNADGTKRRRGQAVGFTAKTKKAVVTLTADSKDIEIFQGL
- the rplB gene encoding 50S ribosomal protein L2; its protein translation is MGIKKYGPYTPSRRNMTGSDFAEITKKTPEKKLLVSKNSIAGRNNQGKITVRHKGCGGRVKYRLVDFKRNKDDMPAKVIGIEYDPNRTANIALICYADGTKSYILAPAGLTDGMTVMNGANAEIRVGNCLPLSAIPVGTEVHNIELYPGKGGQLVRSAGNSAQLMAKGEKYATLRLPSGEMRMVPIECRATIGEVGNIEHNLINYGKAGRIRHMGIRPTVRGSVMNPNDHPHGGGEGKAPVGRPGPCTPWGKPALGYKTRKSKKASNKLIVRRRNGKAIK
- the rplD gene encoding 50S ribosomal protein L4; translation: MANVSVLNMEGKEVGKIDLNDAVFGVDVNEHLVHLAVVQYLANNRQGTQKAKTRSEVSGGGRKPWRQKGTGHARQGSTRSPQWTGGGVVFAPVPRDYSFKMNKKEKQAALKSALTDKVESGNVVVLDELKFDEIKTKKFAEVMANINVDRKALVVLADNDQNVVLSARNFAQAKTMQATTLNVYDIVNAKTLVLTKDAVSKIEEVYA